One segment of Elusimicrobiota bacterium DNA contains the following:
- a CDS encoding cupin domain-containing protein, with protein sequence MASISVKKATEPEVRALGAKSWPIWTCEASTFDWHYDQKETCLILEGEVVVKAGSETASFGPGDLVVFPEGLDCVWQVVKPVRKHYKFG encoded by the coding sequence ATGGCGAGCATCAGCGTGAAGAAGGCGACGGAACCGGAGGTCCGGGCGCTCGGCGCGAAGTCCTGGCCGATCTGGACCTGCGAGGCCTCGACCTTCGACTGGCATTACGACCAGAAGGAGACCTGCCTCATCCTCGAGGGCGAGGTCGTCGTGAAGGCGGGGTCCGAGACGGCCTCCTTCGGCCCCGGAGACCTCGTGGTCTTCCCCGAGGGCCTCGACTGCGTCTGGCAGGTCGTGAAGCCGGTTCGAAAGCACTACAAGTTCGGTTGA
- a CDS encoding cyclic nucleotide-binding domain-containing protein translates to MEPLEYTVARHEFFKDFKPQHLKIFQDCAADARYSRDQFLLRQGQGAERFFILRKGEVRLELLTPENGHIPIQTLGPGEVLGWSWIIPPYQSTFDARVVEAAHVIVFDATTLRKRCEQDFELGYRVLQRFSLALSARLEAARTQLVDYHIRLERGY, encoded by the coding sequence ATGGAACCGCTGGAGTACACGGTCGCCCGCCACGAGTTCTTCAAGGACTTCAAGCCGCAGCACCTGAAGATCTTCCAGGACTGCGCCGCCGACGCCCGCTACAGCCGCGACCAGTTCCTGCTCCGCCAGGGGCAAGGCGCCGAGCGCTTCTTCATCCTCCGCAAGGGCGAGGTCCGCCTCGAGCTCCTCACCCCCGAGAACGGCCACATCCCCATCCAGACCCTCGGGCCGGGGGAGGTCCTCGGCTGGTCGTGGATCATCCCGCCCTACCAGTCGACCTTCGACGCGCGCGTCGTCGAGGCCGCGCACGTCATCGTCTTCGACGCGACGACCCTGCGCAAGCGCTGCGAGCAGGACTTCGAGCTCGGCTACCGCGTCCTCCAGCGCTTCTCGCTCGCGCTCTCCGCCCGCCTCGAGGCCGCCCGCACGCAGCTCGTGGACTACCACATCCGCCTGGAGCGCGGGTACTGA